In a genomic window of Muntiacus reevesi chromosome 1, mMunRee1.1, whole genome shotgun sequence:
- the INKA2 gene encoding PAK4-inhibitor INKA2: protein MDCYLRRLKQELMSMKEVGDGLQDQMNCMMGALQELKLLQVQTALEQLEISGGGPAPGSPESPRTQLEPPQWEGSCSPSNQASLGSTSSAKFPSPRSVCGRELATPPRTPLPEPQSCAQQGPELAEPDDWTSTLMSRGRNRQPLVLGDNVFADLVGNWLDLPEVEKGGEKGEPGEAGEPRGGRGQPRELGRRFALTANIFRKFLRSVRPDRDRLLKEKPGWVTPTASEPRAGRSQKVKKRSHSKGSGHCPFPGASEPRRGENASTSCPKALESSPSGFDINTAVWV, encoded by the coding sequence ATGTCCATGAAGGAAGTGGGTGATGGCTTGCAGGATCAGATGAACTGTATGATGGGGGCGCTGCAAGAACTGAAGCTCCTGCAGGTGCAGACGGCCCTGGAGCAGCTGGAGATCTCTGGAGGGGGTCCTGCCCCGGGTTCTCCCGAAAGCCCCCGGACACAACTCGAGCCCCCTCAGTGGGAGGGGTCCTGCTCCCCCTCCAACCAAGCTTCTCTTGGCAGCACCAGCAGCGCCAAGTTTCCGTCGCCTAGAAGTGTGTGTGGGAGGGAGCTGGCCACCCCGCCCAGGACACCGCTGCCAGAGCCCCAGAGCTGTGCCCAGCAGGGGCCAGAGCTGGCGGAACCCGATGACTGGACCTCCACCTTGATGTCCCGGGGCCGGAACCGACAGCCTCTGGTGTTAGGCGACAACGTTTTTGCGGACCTGGTGGGCAACTGGCTGGACTTGCCAGAAGTGGAGAAGGGTGGCGAGAAGGGTGAGCCAGGGGAGGCGGGAGAgcccagaggagggaggggcCAGCCTCGGGAGCTGGGCCGCAGGTTCGCCCTGACAGCAAACATCTTCAGGAAGTTCTTACGTAGCGTGAGGCCTGACCGCGACCGGCTGCTGAAGGAGAAGCCAGGCTGGGTGACACCCACAGCCTCTGAGCCCCGGGCTGGACGCTCCCAGAAGGTCAAGAAGCGGAGCCATTCCAAGGGCTCTGGACATTGCCCCTTCCCAGGTGCCTCGGAGCCCAGAAGAGGAGAGAATGCTTCCACCAGCTGCCCCAAGGCCCTGGAATCCTCACCCTCCGGCTTTGATATTAACACAGCTGTTTGGGtctga
- the RAP1A gene encoding ras-related protein Rap-1A, with translation MREYKLVVLGSGGVGKSALTVQFVQGIFVEKYDPTIEDSYRKQVEVDCQQCMLEILDTAGTEQFTAMRDLYMKNGQGFALVYSITAQSTFNDLQDLREQILRVKDTEDVPMILVGNKCDLEDERVVGKEQGQNLARQWCNCAFLESSAKSKINVNEIFYDLVRQINRKTPVEKKKPKKKSCLLL, from the exons ATGCGTGAGTACAAGCTAGTGGTCCTTGGTTCAGGAGGCGTGGGGAAGTCTGCTCTG acagTTCAATTTGTTCAGGGaatttttgttgaaaaatatGACCCAACGATAGAAGATTCCTACAGAAAG CAAGTTGAAGTAGACTGCCAACAGTGTATGCTGGAAATCCTGGATACAGCGGGGACG GAGCAATTTACAGCAATGAGGGATTTGTATATGAAGAATGGCCAAGGGTTTGCACTAGTATATTCTATTACTGCTCAGTCCACGTTCAATGACTTACAAGACCTGAGGGAACAGATTTTACGAGTTAAGGACACAGAAGAT GTTCCAATGATTTTGGTTGGCAATAAATGTGACCTGGAAGACGAGCGAGTAGTTGGCAAAGAACAGGGTCAGAATTTAGCAAGACAGTGGTGTAACTGTGCCTTTTTAGAATCTTCTGCAAAGTCAAAGATCAACGTTAATGAG atattttatgacCTGGTCAGacagataaatagaaaaacaCCAGTGGAAAAGAAGAAGCCTAAAAAGAAATCGTGTCTGCTGCTCTAG